The following coding sequences lie in one Halorarum halophilum genomic window:
- a CDS encoding M24 family metallopeptidase, translating to MRDADDSGGHDRHEGSLDVDDPLDTDYGFLDAELRRRNAAAFVHVGDRFDDDLRYLTRFSGPDRAYAFVYRRGTATLCAPALFDEQAEREFPGADVVTANRADPAGLRAAAVLDAAGAEEGGTVLVPQHVPHDAAVYLERAGYELESTDAVAGARQVKTDAEVDRLRRVQRAAVRGMARAEAVLYEAEVDGDEVVWNGGPLSTERLRRQVNGVLAAHGVRDAGNTVVGCGPTAADLHFTGLDAIRPGETVLLDISPRGPDGYYGDITRTFAVDPDGGWERRAYVAVEAAREAALAELGAGVPASTVNEEASAELAAYGFRVDSDEVGFTHSVGHGVGVSLHEGPSLTADEELEAGNVVTIEPGVYDPEHGGVRLEDLALVTEDGYELLGEYPFGLVPRER from the coding sequence GTGCGCGACGCCGACGACTCCGGCGGGCACGACCGTCACGAGGGCTCGCTCGACGTCGACGACCCGCTCGACACCGACTACGGCTTCCTCGACGCGGAACTCCGCCGGCGCAACGCGGCCGCGTTCGTCCACGTCGGCGACCGCTTCGACGACGACCTGCGCTACTTGACGCGCTTTTCCGGCCCCGATCGCGCCTACGCGTTCGTCTATCGGCGGGGGACAGCGACGCTCTGCGCGCCGGCGCTGTTCGACGAGCAGGCCGAGCGCGAGTTCCCGGGTGCCGACGTCGTGACCGCGAACCGGGCCGACCCGGCCGGACTGCGTGCCGCGGCCGTCCTCGACGCTGCGGGCGCGGAGGAGGGAGGAACCGTCCTCGTCCCCCAGCACGTCCCGCACGACGCCGCGGTGTACCTCGAACGGGCCGGCTACGAACTCGAATCCACCGACGCCGTCGCAGGGGCCAGACAGGTCAAGACCGACGCCGAGGTGGACCGGCTCCGTCGGGTCCAGCGCGCCGCCGTCCGCGGGATGGCTCGCGCGGAAGCGGTGCTGTACGAGGCCGAGGTCGACGGCGACGAGGTGGTCTGGAACGGCGGGCCGCTCTCGACCGAGCGACTGCGTCGACAGGTGAACGGGGTCCTCGCGGCCCACGGCGTCCGCGACGCTGGCAACACCGTCGTCGGCTGTGGACCCACCGCGGCCGACCTCCACTTCACCGGCCTCGACGCGATCCGCCCGGGCGAGACGGTCCTGCTCGACATCTCGCCCCGCGGTCCCGACGGCTACTACGGCGACATCACGCGGACGTTCGCGGTCGACCCCGACGGCGGCTGGGAGCGGCGCGCGTACGTCGCCGTCGAGGCGGCACGCGAGGCCGCGCTCGCGGAACTGGGCGCCGGCGTGCCGGCCTCCACGGTCAACGAGGAGGCGTCCGCGGAGCTCGCGGCGTACGGGTTCCGGGTCGACTCCGACGAGGTGGGCTTCACCCACTCGGTCGGCCACGGCGTCGGCGTCTCGCTCCACGAGGGGCCGTCGCTGACGGCCGACGAGGAGCTGGAGGCCGGGAACGTCGTCACGATCGAGCCGGGCGTGTACGACCCCGAGCACGGGGGCGTCAGGCTGGAGGACCTCGCGCTGGTGACCGAGGACGGCTACGAACTGCTGGGCGAGTACCCGTTCGGGCTGGTGCCGCGCGAGCGCTAG
- a CDS encoding riboflavin synthase, whose amino-acid sequence MFTGIVETTGEVLAREETEDGVRLRVGVDGFDDLHHGQSISVSGVCLTVEAFGEDGADGGGGWFETFLAAETVAKTYLGELREGDAVNLERALAADGRFDGHVVQGHVDTTTRVTAVEEVGEDWRFSFALPPEYAKYVVDKGSVTLDGISLTVADRRPDEFDVAVIPATYDLTNLSGKDPGDPVHLEVDVVAKYVENMLEGYAESTSPGIDDLTAE is encoded by the coding sequence ATGTTCACCGGCATCGTGGAGACGACGGGCGAGGTCCTCGCCCGGGAGGAGACGGAGGACGGCGTGCGTCTCCGGGTCGGCGTCGACGGCTTCGACGATCTCCACCACGGGCAGTCGATCAGCGTGAGCGGCGTCTGTCTCACGGTCGAGGCGTTCGGCGAGGACGGCGCGGACGGGGGCGGGGGCTGGTTCGAGACGTTCCTCGCGGCCGAGACGGTCGCGAAGACGTACCTCGGGGAACTGCGCGAGGGCGACGCGGTGAACCTGGAACGCGCGCTCGCCGCGGACGGCAGGTTCGACGGCCACGTCGTCCAGGGCCACGTCGACACGACGACCCGGGTGACGGCCGTCGAGGAGGTCGGCGAGGACTGGCGCTTCTCGTTCGCGCTGCCGCCCGAGTACGCGAAGTACGTCGTCGACAAGGGCTCGGTGACGCTCGACGGCATCTCGCTGACGGTCGCGGACCGCCGGCCGGACGAGTTCGACGTCGCCGTCATCCCGGCGACCTACGACCTGACGAACCTCTCGGGGAAGGATCCCGGCGACCCGGTGCACCTGGAGGTCGACGTGGTGGCGAAGTACGTGGAGAACATGCTGGAGGGGTACGCGGAGTCGACCTCGCCCGGAATCGACGACCTGACCGCCGAGTAG
- the ilvA gene encoding threonine ammonia-lyase: MLSLEDVLAARDRVDQVARRTPLEYSHTFSEATGAAVHLKLETFQRTGSFKIRGATNRVATLSAAETERGVVTASAGNHAQGVALAATRAGVPSTIVMPKYAPISKVSATRRYGGDVVLHGVDYSEAQARAHEIEVEEDRTYVHAFDDELVMAGQGTIGLEIAEQCPEVDTVVVPIGGGGLIAGVATALKGRLDDVRVIGVQAEGASSVADSLSKGSLQELESVDTIADGIAVRTAGERTFPVIRERVDEVVTVSDEEIAVAVTKLLERSKTLVEGAGAVPLAATLGRAFDYEEGETVVPLLSGGNIDMNTMTTVVMRGLVEMGRYLKIRTELKDRPGALEKLVEVIAGAQANIFAIRHDRTSRDIAVNAAEVEIDLETHGDEHAAEIVASLEAHGYEVDVLA; encoded by the coding sequence ATGCTCTCGCTGGAGGACGTTCTCGCCGCCCGCGACCGGGTGGACCAGGTCGCCCGTCGCACACCCCTCGAGTACTCGCACACCTTCTCGGAGGCGACCGGCGCGGCGGTCCACCTGAAACTGGAGACGTTCCAGCGCACCGGGTCGTTCAAGATCCGCGGCGCGACGAACCGCGTCGCGACCCTCTCGGCGGCGGAGACCGAGCGCGGCGTCGTCACCGCCTCGGCGGGCAACCACGCCCAGGGCGTCGCGCTCGCGGCGACGCGGGCGGGCGTCCCCTCGACCATCGTGATGCCGAAGTACGCGCCGATCTCGAAGGTGTCCGCGACGCGGCGCTACGGCGGCGACGTGGTGCTCCACGGCGTCGACTACAGCGAGGCCCAGGCCCGCGCCCACGAGATCGAGGTCGAGGAGGACCGCACGTACGTCCACGCGTTCGACGACGAGCTGGTGATGGCCGGGCAGGGGACGATCGGCCTCGAGATCGCCGAACAGTGCCCCGAGGTCGACACCGTCGTCGTCCCCATCGGCGGCGGCGGCCTCATCGCCGGCGTCGCCACGGCGCTGAAGGGGCGGCTGGACGACGTACGGGTGATTGGCGTGCAGGCAGAGGGCGCCTCCTCGGTCGCCGACTCGCTCTCCAAGGGGAGCCTGCAGGAACTGGAGAGCGTCGACACCATCGCGGACGGCATCGCAGTGCGCACGGCGGGGGAGCGGACGTTCCCGGTCATCCGTGAGCGCGTCGACGAGGTGGTGACCGTGAGCGACGAGGAGATCGCCGTGGCGGTCACGAAGCTCCTGGAGCGGTCGAAGACGCTCGTCGAGGGCGCCGGCGCCGTCCCGCTGGCGGCGACGCTCGGACGGGCGTTCGACTACGAGGAGGGGGAGACCGTCGTCCCGCTCCTCTCCGGCGGCAACATCGACATGAACACCATGACGACGGTTGTGATGCGCGGGCTCGTCGAGATGGGTCGCTACCTGAAGATCCGCACGGAGTTGAAGGACCGGCCGGGCGCCCTGGAGAAGCTCGTCGAGGTCATCGCGGGGGCGCAGGCGAACATCTTCGCCATCCGGCACGACCGCACCTCTCGGGACATCGCCGTCAACGCGGCGGAGGTCGAGATCGACCTCGAGACGCACGGCGACGAACACGCCGCGGAGATCGTCGCGTCCCTCGAGGCGCACGGCTACGAGGTCGACGTGCTCGCGTAG
- a CDS encoding UvrD-helicase domain-containing protein, with the protein MSDPTVTRLFGGPGSGKTTALLDRVETLIEEEGAEVRDILVVSYTRAAAAEIRERLAERLDTTPRHLQGNVSTMHAKAYELLNLSRGDVVSESDKEEFCEDYGVEFEDEYSGAGRRTARSTTLGNKVIATSQWLQRTHRDVADWYDVPFQWDVEEVRLPPEIDPNAQEGNKYTPTWPGDDDRLDVPNAIRAWRTYKGDNDLVGFADMLERVKQRSLIPSVDYLIIDEFQDITTLQYEVYEEWRPHVEKVLIAGDDDQVVYAWQGADPDLLLDTHVDEDEVLPNSYRLPSEILTVVNREIRHIEKRQEKDLRPRKEGGAVEAIESPSMLDLVRNVRHTVQQTDETIMVLFRARYQMFQFIDEFITEGIPFSCLTDQRMWTDRLTDYVRAIEAIENDEALTVLQARRLADILQDSAFGSNERDDLYDFLDDVEETADEDDLAEIPLSPDDVTDFVPFMPDGVSAGDMARKITSFQRKSVKAYFRGDYAKMDPSRVRLGTIHSAKGREADHVFVNTDLTEKVVEQMAAQVRQQEIEVDGLAPGEEFTKTTNPVPILTDNERRVFYVGMSRARERLVLMENLVGGAPTLPVSVILHNELRDEPPQELVEEVVAELDAPEPEA; encoded by the coding sequence ATGAGCGACCCCACGGTTACCCGACTGTTCGGCGGTCCGGGCAGCGGGAAGACGACGGCGCTGCTCGACCGCGTCGAGACCCTCATCGAGGAGGAGGGCGCGGAGGTCCGCGACATCCTCGTGGTCTCGTACACTCGGGCGGCCGCCGCGGAGATCCGCGAACGCCTCGCAGAGCGGCTGGACACGACGCCTCGACACCTCCAGGGCAACGTGTCGACCATGCACGCGAAGGCGTACGAACTGCTGAACCTCTCGCGGGGCGACGTGGTCTCGGAGTCGGACAAGGAGGAGTTCTGCGAGGACTACGGCGTCGAGTTCGAGGACGAGTACTCCGGCGCCGGGCGACGGACCGCCCGCTCGACGACGCTCGGCAACAAGGTCATCGCCACCTCCCAGTGGCTCCAGCGGACCCACCGCGACGTTGCCGACTGGTACGACGTCCCGTTCCAGTGGGACGTCGAGGAGGTCCGCCTCCCGCCGGAGATCGACCCGAACGCCCAGGAGGGGAACAAGTACACGCCGACGTGGCCGGGCGACGACGACCGGCTGGACGTCCCCAACGCCATCCGGGCGTGGCGGACGTACAAGGGCGACAACGACCTCGTCGGGTTCGCGGACATGCTCGAGCGCGTGAAGCAGCGTTCGCTCATCCCGAGCGTCGACTACCTGATCATCGACGAGTTCCAGGACATCACGACCCTCCAGTACGAGGTGTACGAGGAGTGGCGCCCGCACGTCGAGAAGGTGCTGATCGCCGGCGACGACGACCAGGTCGTGTACGCCTGGCAGGGCGCCGACCCCGACCTGCTGCTCGACACCCACGTCGACGAGGACGAGGTGCTGCCGAACTCCTACCGGCTCCCCTCCGAGATTCTCACCGTAGTCAACCGCGAGATCCGTCACATCGAGAAGCGCCAGGAGAAGGACCTGAGGCCCCGGAAGGAGGGCGGCGCCGTCGAGGCGATCGAGTCGCCCTCGATGCTCGATCTCGTCCGGAACGTCCGCCACACCGTCCAGCAGACCGACGAGACGATCATGGTGCTGTTCCGGGCGCGCTACCAGATGTTCCAGTTCATCGACGAGTTCATCACCGAGGGCATCCCCTTCTCGTGTCTCACCGACCAGCGGATGTGGACCGACCGGCTCACCGACTACGTCCGCGCGATCGAGGCGATCGAGAACGACGAGGCGCTCACGGTGCTGCAGGCCCGGCGGCTCGCCGACATCCTCCAGGACTCCGCGTTCGGCTCGAACGAGCGCGACGACCTGTACGACTTCCTCGACGACGTGGAGGAGACCGCCGACGAGGACGACCTCGCGGAGATCCCCCTCTCGCCCGACGACGTGACCGACTTCGTCCCGTTCATGCCCGACGGCGTGAGCGCGGGCGACATGGCCCGGAAGATCACCTCCTTCCAGCGCAAGTCGGTGAAGGCGTACTTCCGCGGCGACTACGCGAAGATGGACCCGTCCCGCGTCCGCCTCGGCACTATCCACTCCGCGAAGGGTCGCGAGGCCGACCACGTGTTCGTCAACACCGATCTGACCGAGAAGGTCGTCGAGCAGATGGCCGCCCAGGTCCGCCAGCAGGAGATCGAGGTCGACGGGCTGGCCCCGGGCGAGGAGTTCACCAAGACGACGAACCCGGTGCCCATCCTCACCGACAACGAGCGCCGCGTGTTCTACGTCGGCATGTCCCGCGCCCGGGAGCGACTCGTCCTGATGGAGAACCTCGTCGGCGGCGCGCCGACGCTCCCCGTCAGCGTGATACTCCACAACGAGCTCCGGGACGAACCGCCACAGGAACTCGTCGAGGAGGTCGTCGCGGAACTCGACGCCCCCGAGCCCGAAGCCTGA
- a CDS encoding DMT family transporter: MIPIQVGEVLSPGVLLAVLGAALLAVQSLTVRYGTVTSRSADALLVVLAVNVVVLVPLTLVLERPLRTLTLRSFAAFAAAGLVGTMAARAFYYESIKRIGSSRAEPIKASQPLHATLVAVLVIGETVGPRHLLAMVCIVVGVALISYEHGRSNDGESEGGYAALALPLAAAFLFGIEPTFAKLGFAEGTSILSGLLVKTVSAALAFALYLAWKRGLPRPSDFRRTELPWMVGAGLANTSFLLVYYGALTLEPVSVVVPLVQASPLLVILLSMLFVSDDLERVTWRLAAGASVVVVGAIGVTLAS; the protein is encoded by the coding sequence GTGATACCGATACAGGTTGGGGAGGTGCTCTCCCCGGGTGTGCTGCTCGCGGTCCTGGGAGCGGCGCTCCTGGCAGTACAGTCGCTGACGGTGCGGTACGGGACGGTCACGAGCCGGTCGGCGGATGCGTTGCTCGTCGTCCTGGCGGTCAACGTCGTGGTCCTCGTCCCCCTGACGTTGGTCCTGGAACGTCCCCTTCGGACGTTGACGCTCCGGTCGTTCGCGGCGTTCGCCGCCGCCGGGTTGGTCGGAACGATGGCGGCGCGGGCGTTCTACTACGAGTCCATCAAACGAATCGGCTCGAGCAGGGCCGAACCGATCAAAGCCTCCCAGCCGCTCCACGCCACGCTCGTCGCGGTGCTCGTCATCGGCGAGACGGTCGGCCCCCGCCACCTGCTCGCGATGGTGTGTATCGTCGTCGGCGTCGCATTGATCTCCTACGAACACGGCCGGTCGAACGACGGGGAGTCGGAGGGCGGGTACGCCGCGCTCGCGCTGCCGCTCGCCGCGGCGTTCCTCTTCGGCATCGAGCCGACGTTCGCCAAACTGGGGTTCGCGGAGGGGACGTCCATCCTGTCGGGGTTGCTCGTCAAGACGGTCAGCGCGGCGCTCGCGTTCGCCCTGTACCTCGCGTGGAAACGCGGGCTGCCGCGGCCGAGCGACTTCCGACGAACCGAGCTCCCGTGGATGGTCGGCGCCGGACTCGCCAACACCTCGTTCCTGCTCGTCTACTACGGCGCGCTGACGCTCGAACCCGTCTCGGTAGTCGTCCCGTTGGTGCAGGCGAGCCCGCTGCTCGTCATCCTCCTCTCCATGTTGTTCGTCAGCGACGACCTGGAGCGCGTCACCTGGCGACTGGCGGCGGGTGCGAGCGTCGTCGTCGTCGGTGCGATCGGCGTGACGCTGGCGAGTTGA
- a CDS encoding carboxypeptidase M32, with the protein MSNQSPESDSSESDAPEPYENLLDRYRRIAHLESGAGVLYWDQQVVMPEGGTPARGKQLAALSATTHEKLTDDAMADALDAAQDADLTAEQAANVREIRRRHDRNRSVPESLVEELTEHTSNSQRTWQEAKAEDDFDRFAPALERLRDLQVERAEAIDPDRPAYEVMYEDGEPYLPLERMAEIFEELKDALVPLIEWIEAEGDDLPSPFVAAGPHPDGNQRALSDAVLEVLGYPDEHGRLDESAHPFTSGNQYDARVTTRFKPEDPMDAFTATIHEFGHASYELGLPRDRFGEPLGASLSSGVHESQSRFWENHVGRTRPFWEGFLPTAKEHLDGVDDVTVDEAYAAVNAIYPDNRIRVEADELTYHLHIILRCELDRAFVEGDLSVDELPAAWNRKMEEYLGVTPDSDAEGVLQDIHWSSRFAAFQGYTIGSVLAAQLDHAMRQDIDDVDAKIREGDLEPLWDWMTEHVHRHGRRYPTDELVEEATGEPLTAEYFVDYVEGKFGDLYGL; encoded by the coding sequence ATGTCGAACCAGTCCCCGGAATCAGACTCATCGGAGTCCGACGCGCCCGAACCGTACGAGAACCTCCTCGACCGCTATCGACGGATCGCACACCTCGAGAGCGGCGCCGGCGTCCTCTACTGGGACCAGCAGGTCGTCATGCCCGAAGGCGGCACGCCGGCCCGCGGCAAACAGCTCGCCGCGCTCTCGGCGACCACCCACGAGAAGCTCACGGACGACGCGATGGCCGACGCCCTCGACGCCGCCCAGGACGCGGACCTCACGGCCGAGCAGGCCGCGAACGTCCGCGAGATCCGCCGACGACACGACCGGAACCGGAGCGTTCCCGAGTCGCTCGTCGAGGAGCTGACCGAGCACACCTCCAACAGCCAGCGGACCTGGCAGGAGGCGAAGGCCGAGGACGACTTCGACCGCTTCGCGCCCGCACTCGAACGGCTCCGCGACCTGCAGGTCGAGCGTGCGGAGGCGATCGACCCCGACCGCCCCGCCTACGAGGTGATGTACGAGGACGGCGAGCCGTACCTCCCGCTCGAGCGGATGGCGGAGATCTTCGAGGAGCTGAAGGACGCGCTCGTCCCGCTCATCGAGTGGATCGAGGCCGAGGGCGACGACCTCCCGTCGCCGTTCGTGGCGGCCGGCCCGCACCCCGACGGGAACCAGCGGGCGCTCTCGGACGCCGTTCTGGAGGTCCTCGGCTACCCGGACGAGCACGGTCGGCTCGACGAGTCGGCGCACCCGTTCACCTCCGGGAACCAGTACGACGCGCGGGTCACGACGCGGTTCAAGCCGGAGGACCCGATGGACGCGTTCACGGCCACGATCCACGAGTTCGGACACGCGAGCTACGAACTTGGCCTCCCGCGAGACCGGTTCGGCGAACCGCTCGGCGCCTCGCTCTCCAGCGGCGTCCACGAGAGCCAGTCGCGCTTCTGGGAGAACCACGTCGGCCGGACGCGGCCGTTCTGGGAGGGCTTCCTCCCGACCGCGAAGGAGCACCTCGACGGCGTCGACGACGTGACCGTCGACGAGGCGTACGCGGCGGTGAACGCCATCTACCCGGACAACCGCATTCGCGTGGAGGCGGACGAACTAACCTACCACCTGCACATCATCCTCCGCTGCGAACTCGACCGGGCGTTCGTCGAGGGGGACCTCTCGGTGGACGAACTGCCGGCGGCGTGGAACCGGAAGATGGAGGAGTACCTCGGCGTCACGCCGGACTCCGACGCGGAGGGCGTCCTCCAGGACATCCACTGGTCGAGCCGGTTCGCGGCCTTCCAGGGGTACACCATCGGCTCCGTCCTCGCCGCACAGCTGGACCACGCGATGCGGCAGGACATCGACGACGTGGACGCGAAGATCCGCGAGGGCGACCTCGAGCCCCTCTGGGACTGGATGACCGAGCACGTCCACCGCCACGGCCGGCGGTACCCGACCGACGAACTCGTCGAGGAGGCGACCGGTGAACCCCTGACGGCCGAGTACTTCGTCGACTACGTCGAGGGGAAGTTCGGCGACCTGTACGGTCTCTGA
- a CDS encoding gamma-glutamylcyclotransferase family protein, with translation MDVFVYGTLTNPETVRTIVDSLVFVGPAVLEGLRVLDGEYPTLAPPDGDGDERGNMAGPTVAGRLLRTDEVDALDAYEGVETGLYVRVTVPVVDEGSVGTRRRPTDDTNEVGGRSTAGRSGDAVNDGSGTSREASPIEEAAVYVGDPGRLGASADWPGEGAFRDRVRTALAEHSVRIRTLPSG, from the coding sequence ATGGACGTGTTCGTGTACGGGACGCTGACGAACCCAGAGACGGTCCGGACGATCGTCGACTCGTTAGTGTTCGTCGGCCCCGCCGTTCTCGAGGGCCTCCGCGTCTTGGACGGGGAGTACCCGACGCTCGCTCCCCCCGACGGCGACGGCGACGAGCGGGGTAACATGGCCGGCCCCACGGTCGCCGGTCGCCTGCTCCGGACCGACGAGGTCGACGCGCTCGACGCCTACGAGGGGGTCGAGACCGGCCTCTACGTTCGGGTGACGGTTCCCGTCGTCGACGAGGGGAGCGTGGGAACCCGTCGACGTCCGACCGACGACACCAACGAGGTCGGCGGGCGTTCCACCGCCGGTCGTTCGGGGGACGCCGTAAACGACGGTTCGGGGACGAGCAGGGAGGCATCCCCGATCGAGGAGGCGGCGGTGTACGTCGGCGACCCGGGGCGGCTCGGTGCGAGCGCCGACTGGCCCGGCGAGGGAGCGTTCCGGGACCGAGTACGCACGGCCCTCGCAGAGCACTCCGTCCGGATCAGAACGCTGCCGTCAGGTTGA
- a CDS encoding Rid family detoxifying hydrolase: MKRVVSTDEAPAAVGAYSQATTNGDVMFTAGQIPLTPDGDLLDDAPIAEQTELALDNLLAILAEEGADASDVLKTTVFLADIDDFEEMNETYATYFEEEPPARSAVQAGALPKGVGVEIEAVVALE; this comes from the coding sequence ATGAAGCGCGTTGTGTCCACCGACGAAGCGCCGGCCGCGGTCGGCGCGTACAGCCAGGCGACGACAAACGGTGACGTCATGTTCACGGCGGGGCAGATCCCCCTCACGCCGGACGGCGACCTGCTGGACGACGCCCCTATCGCGGAGCAGACCGAACTGGCGCTGGACAACCTCCTCGCCATCCTCGCGGAGGAGGGAGCGGACGCCTCGGACGTGCTGAAGACGACGGTGTTCCTCGCGGACATCGACGACTTCGAGGAGATGAACGAGACGTACGCGACGTACTTCGAGGAGGAGCCCCCGGCCCGCTCGGCGGTCCAGGCCGGCGCCCTCCCGAAGGGCGTCGGCGTGGAGATCGAGGCGGTCGTCGCGCTGGAGTGA
- a CDS encoding DUF502 domain-containing protein, producing the protein MNPLDRLRASFVTGLLLVAPLAVTLFVLDVAVDWLTGVLTGPIRATRLAEYVGSEPLAQALAAVTLALSITAVGFVASNEAGRRLFGGFERGVGLLPVVRTVYFGVRQVSESLSTSGDSYDRVVVAEYPRRGVYALGFVTNRAPRRVSERTDEDLSVVFFPHSPNPTAGKLAMLPDEELVELDMSVSRGLRLIVTTGLSIENPEELPEPMAQ; encoded by the coding sequence ATGAACCCTCTCGACCGCCTCCGGGCGAGTTTCGTCACCGGGCTCCTGCTCGTCGCGCCGCTCGCGGTCACGTTGTTCGTGCTCGACGTCGCGGTCGACTGGCTCACGGGCGTCCTCACCGGGCCGATCCGGGCGACGCGGCTCGCCGAGTACGTCGGAAGCGAGCCGCTCGCACAGGCGCTCGCCGCCGTGACGCTGGCGCTCTCGATCACGGCCGTCGGCTTCGTCGCCTCCAACGAGGCCGGGCGGCGGCTGTTCGGCGGCTTCGAGCGCGGCGTCGGCCTGCTCCCGGTCGTCCGGACCGTCTACTTCGGCGTCCGCCAGGTGAGCGAGTCGCTGTCGACGTCCGGCGACAGCTACGACCGGGTCGTCGTCGCGGAGTACCCCCGCCGTGGGGTGTACGCCCTCGGGTTCGTGACGAACCGCGCCCCGCGGCGGGTCAGCGAGCGGACCGACGAGGACCTGTCCGTCGTGTTCTTCCCGCACAGCCCGAACCCGACCGCCGGGAAACTGGCGATGCTCCCCGACGAGGAGCTCGTCGAACTCGACATGAGCGTCTCTCGCGGCCTCCGGCTCATCGTCACCACCGGCCTCTCCATCGAGAACCCGGAGGAGCTTCCCGAGCCGATGGCGCAGTAG
- a CDS encoding DUF7533 family protein, translating to MALGILDQLGLAASLVFAIPVALYGLQQAAGGQALVGAAFLVVAALMVYLPQRLTTPGDIPGKAAEKAVSTAVGTEGGKESNGGAPKVDDESGDGEAIDLDAGNVDADDVTTVERTTESEREPDAPRTESEN from the coding sequence GTGGCACTCGGCATCCTCGACCAGCTCGGGCTCGCCGCGAGCCTGGTGTTCGCCATCCCGGTCGCCCTCTACGGCCTCCAGCAGGCCGCCGGCGGGCAGGCGCTCGTCGGCGCGGCGTTCCTCGTCGTCGCCGCGCTGATGGTGTACCTCCCGCAGCGGCTCACGACTCCCGGCGACATCCCCGGAAAGGCGGCTGAGAAGGCAGTCAGCACCGCCGTCGGGACGGAGGGCGGGAAGGAGTCGAACGGGGGCGCCCCCAAGGTCGACGACGAGTCGGGCGACGGCGAAGCGATCGACCTGGACGCGGGCAACGTGGACGCTGACGACGTGACGACCGTCGAGCGAACGACGGAGTCCGAACGCGAGCCCGACGCGCCCCGGACCGAGTCGGAGAACTAG
- a CDS encoding HVO_0416 family zinc finger protein → MASAPSTDDDLFDQFLTTRGHDTGPTEWEESYNKKQCPDCGGLHEEAATSCSVCGWRPDPDR, encoded by the coding sequence ATGGCGTCGGCACCGAGCACCGACGACGATCTGTTCGACCAGTTCCTGACCACCCGCGGCCACGACACCGGCCCGACAGAGTGGGAGGAGTCGTATAACAAGAAACAGTGTCCGGACTGCGGCGGCCTTCACGAGGAGGCCGCAACGTCGTGCTCGGTCTGCGGCTGGCGACCCGACCCCGACCGGTAG